The following proteins are encoded in a genomic region of Magnolia sinica isolate HGM2019 chromosome 1, MsV1, whole genome shotgun sequence:
- the LOC131252745 gene encoding B-box zinc finger protein 19-like isoform X2, with protein MRTLCDVCESAPAILFCAADEAALCRSCDEKVHMCNKLASRHVRVGLSDQSYVRRCEICENSPAFFYCAIDGSSLCSQCDVTVHVGGKRTHERYLLLRQRVEFPGTRPASGENLALQLTDPVESRQEQNQLPKLAIEGNLQNHKVSPVPIVNVNMDNHRKMDSPMIDLNTRPQRVHEQSSNAQEMDVLSGSNHECESVVPVRSIKGELQK; from the exons ATGCGAACCCTATGTGATGTTTGCGAGAGCGCCCCTGCGATCCTCTTCTGCGCTGCCGACGAGGCTGCCCTCTGCCGATCCTGCGACGAGAAG GTCCACATGTGTAACAAGCTTGCTAGCCGACATGTACGAGTAGGACTTTCTGACCAAAGTTATGTTCGTCGCTGTGAAATATGTGAAAATTCACCTG CTTTCTTCTACTGTGCAATAGACGGTAGCTCCCTTTGCTCGCAATGTGATGTTACCGTTCATGTCGGAGGTAAAAGGACCCATGAAAGATATCTCCTGTTGAGGCAGAGGGTTGAG TTTCCAGGGACTCGACCTGCCTCTGGTGAGAACTTGGCCTTGCAACTGACGGATCCAGTTGAATCAAGGCAGGAACAGAATCAGCTACCTAAACTGGCAATAGAAGGGAACTTACAAAACCACAAGGTCTCTCCTGTTCCGATTGTCAATGTTAACATGGACAACCATCGCAAGATGGACTCTCCAATGATTGATCTCAACACCAGGCCACAACGGGTTCATGAGCAATCTTCAAATGCCCAG GAGATGGATGTTTTAAGTGGTAGTAATCACGAGTGTGAGAGCGTGGTTCCTGTGAGATCTATCAAAGGGGAGCTGCAGAAGTGA
- the LOC131252745 gene encoding B-box zinc finger protein 19-like isoform X1, whose amino-acid sequence MRTLCDVCESAPAILFCAADEAALCRSCDEKVHMCNKLASRHVRVGLSDQSYVRRCEICENSPAFFYCAIDGSSLCSQCDVTVHVGGKRTHERYLLLRQRVEFPGTRPASGENLALQLTDPVESRQEQNQLPKLAIEGNLQNHKVSPVPIVNVNMDNHRKMDSPMIDLNTRPQRVHEQSSNAQVQEMDVLSGSNHECESVVPVRSIKGELQK is encoded by the exons ATGCGAACCCTATGTGATGTTTGCGAGAGCGCCCCTGCGATCCTCTTCTGCGCTGCCGACGAGGCTGCCCTCTGCCGATCCTGCGACGAGAAG GTCCACATGTGTAACAAGCTTGCTAGCCGACATGTACGAGTAGGACTTTCTGACCAAAGTTATGTTCGTCGCTGTGAAATATGTGAAAATTCACCTG CTTTCTTCTACTGTGCAATAGACGGTAGCTCCCTTTGCTCGCAATGTGATGTTACCGTTCATGTCGGAGGTAAAAGGACCCATGAAAGATATCTCCTGTTGAGGCAGAGGGTTGAG TTTCCAGGGACTCGACCTGCCTCTGGTGAGAACTTGGCCTTGCAACTGACGGATCCAGTTGAATCAAGGCAGGAACAGAATCAGCTACCTAAACTGGCAATAGAAGGGAACTTACAAAACCACAAGGTCTCTCCTGTTCCGATTGTCAATGTTAACATGGACAACCATCGCAAGATGGACTCTCCAATGATTGATCTCAACACCAGGCCACAACGGGTTCATGAGCAATCTTCAAATGCCCAG GTGCAGGAGATGGATGTTTTAAGTGGTAGTAATCACGAGTGTGAGAGCGTGGTTCCTGTGAGATCTATCAAAGGGGAGCTGCAGAAGTGA
- the LOC131252745 gene encoding B-box zinc finger protein 19-like isoform X3 produces the protein MRTLCDVCESAPAILFCAADEAALCRSCDEKVHMCNKLASRHVRVGLSDQSYVRRCEICENSPAFFYCAIDGSSLCSQCDVTVHVGGKRTHERYLLLRQRVEFPGTRPASGENLALQLTDPVESRQEQNQLPKLAIEGNLQNHKVSPVPIVNVNMDNHRKMDSPMIDLNTRPQRVHEQSSNAQGPLLRNTTKR, from the exons ATGCGAACCCTATGTGATGTTTGCGAGAGCGCCCCTGCGATCCTCTTCTGCGCTGCCGACGAGGCTGCCCTCTGCCGATCCTGCGACGAGAAG GTCCACATGTGTAACAAGCTTGCTAGCCGACATGTACGAGTAGGACTTTCTGACCAAAGTTATGTTCGTCGCTGTGAAATATGTGAAAATTCACCTG CTTTCTTCTACTGTGCAATAGACGGTAGCTCCCTTTGCTCGCAATGTGATGTTACCGTTCATGTCGGAGGTAAAAGGACCCATGAAAGATATCTCCTGTTGAGGCAGAGGGTTGAG TTTCCAGGGACTCGACCTGCCTCTGGTGAGAACTTGGCCTTGCAACTGACGGATCCAGTTGAATCAAGGCAGGAACAGAATCAGCTACCTAAACTGGCAATAGAAGGGAACTTACAAAACCACAAGGTCTCTCCTGTTCCGATTGTCAATGTTAACATGGACAACCATCGCAAGATGGACTCTCCAATGATTGATCTCAACACCAGGCCACAACGGGTTCATGAGCAATCTTCAAATGCCCAG GGTCCATTACTTCGGAATACAACAAAAAGATGA